The stretch of DNA TTTAAAATCTTTAATCAATGATAAGTAgaatttcttcttgtgATATCAACTCCAATTATTGCTGATACAATTGaaaaccaaaccaaaaaatttttactgataaaaaaattgtgaaaaaatcaggaaaaaaaaaaaaaaaaattaagcCAAGCCAAGCTAACTAATGTTGGTAgtaattgcaaaaaaaataaactctCTTGCGGGGAATCGAACCCCGATCACGCGCGTGACAAGCGCGTATTCTGACCGTTAAACTACAAGAGAAGCTTGCAATTGTTAAACCAACTAGGCTATTCCAGctgatttgttgatttgtaAAAATTGCACAATTACAAGacaataaaaacaaaaactggTAAAAGctgacaaaaaaaaattattaagtTACTCTTTTCTATTTTAATAGTAATGCAATTGAATACCCCAACAACTAATAGAAAGTTAATACTAATTCCCGGTACcaattgtattttttttttttaatttgaaatttttaattttggttATTTGTATGTTGTTTTGTCAcagaattattattctatGTGGACTTATACCACCGATCAATCaggtaataataataataataataataagaagaagaagaagaagaggaagaagaggTGTCGGTTACCAAAAAGGAATACCCAAATATTATActctattttctttttttaaaaaattttaaatttccTTTTACTCTCAAAATATTAAAGGTGagagaataataataaattttacACACACAATATTCTTAATAATGTGGACATAcattccaaaaaaaaaaaactataaataGAGGTCAAATTTCCTTCTGAaatggaattttttttcctttctttctttttcaacagCAATAACCCAACTAATATATATTCATTAATCCCAACTTTATACAACTGAAGAACTGCTTGTATATATCCTATTTCACTCCTACCTATACCAAAAAAAGGTCAAAAAAAGAGTTCCTCAGCATGAACACAAACAATGCCGCCTAAATAATCCTCAATTATTTAGAAGCCTAGGTTATTGGGCAATACCTAGATTTTATATCAACATAATCTTTTCCCACAACGGTTATCACCAAGTGCAGCAGCAAAAAACATCAAAGTCTTTTATATAAACGAATTAGGGAATCACAACTTCCTGGATTGGAGATTGGTGAAAATTACTATCTAATATTTTATCCGATAAGTCTGGAGTTTGGTTTGACATCACGATGAGGGCTTGTTTGTTATAAGGATGAGGGATTGTAAATTATATCTGCAATGTTCttactgttgttgattgCAGTGGCGAGTTGCTGGTCGTCTCTGCAGCGTCCTCACCGTTACAGATTTGGAAGTCAATAATATATACCGGGTAGTTTGTTGCCTTGGAAactttgttgatattggtATTGATTGTGTAGtttgattgaaaatatataagagaaattttttttttaaaaatttttagaCGTTTATATACACAGGAATTTTAAGCCGAGTCAGAATATTCTCCCAAGGTATCTCTAACTTCTATTGATTGACGAAAAATCTAAATactatttgtttatttgtttgtttgtttgtttatttctATTCGTCGTCTTGGTGGTGTTAGGGtcaaaattccaaaatttttttcattttaagGGATGATGGAAAAAAACCCcgaatcaaattgaaaaattaaactgGTTGAGACAATACAGTAATAGTTGTTATtgtgatggtggtggttggtCGGGTGATGATGGCCCGTCCGCCTTGGTTATAATCTCCCTTGAAATCACCCTATGGGATAACCAATTTGAGtgattttttggtttttttttgcggTTTTTTTGCTTATacctttcttctttcttcttcttctttcttcttcatttttgCTGCAGAACCCTCTCTTACCTATTTCTAAATTgggaagaaaaataaataacgaaaataaacaaaaacaaaaaaaaaatttttttcattttctctAATGTAATATGTATATGTGTAAagttgtttatttgtttcgGAAAGTTAATTGGTTCAATATTTCTTTCCCAACATTTCCATTTTGTTGGGTTTTCATCACCCATCCCATCCCATCCCATCCATCCcttgaaaaaaagtattttgcatcaattttgaaaattagCTTTtaagcttttttttttttttttctcgtTTCGTTTCGTTTTTTGTGTTAGGGACAAGAATTCTAAAGGGTCGGGGTGGAgtgggggggggggagggGGTTTAgtttagttgttgttgcatttaaaatttttgcaaTATTCTTTCCGTTTTGCAAATTTTCTATAATAGTAGTTAAGTCACGCCACGCCACGCCACCATCGTCACGACGACgacaacaaccaccactCTCcccaaatcaataataataatttcttggtgAGTCCATTCCATTGTAAAGGGGGGTGGTGTGGTGCATTACAAGCCTCTCTTCTTAAGTTTGAAGTGGGTCCGTATATGCAcgtatgtatgtatgtatgtatgtatgtatgtacTGATTTCCTTTTTAAAGCAAGttttttgaacaattgttgttgttgttgtgtgtGTAGAGTGAAATATTTGCACGGCATTTCGTTCGTTTCTAACATTATTTAGTGTGTGGATTAAGGGCATACAACATTATGAAGCAAAAATACACGCTATTCGTTCCTCTAATGTTGGAAATCATGAGTTAATTTTTGGCTATGTTGAGTTGCTACATCATCATAATTGGTTGGACTTTGAAATTAGTTTTATTGTATTGCCTAACAACATTATTTACACATAGtttgttaataattttgtctTACATGTACAGGGTTGCAGTTTCAAACCTAAATTTGACAATTATTTAGCTTTAATGGATTTTAGTAattcattgaatttttttttttttttggtgttttggtgatttcaaattagaTAGATAGAAAACATTCATTTATGTTGTTCCTGACTGTCATGATTTAAACCTGGCTGGGCTTACATAATCGCTCCTTCAGATGATAATTGAAGTTTCAAATAAGCTAGCTCCAAGGTAGtatttacaattttttgCACGACAGGAAAAACAAATGCTCTAGAAGCCAGTccaagaagaaagaagaattcaattattgttgtttaaaTTTAGTTTATTTCAAGTTAGAAGAGTTCTTAAAAGATATTCATAAGATTTGTATATACTACTATCTTGAGTCTAAACCATTATacaattattgttttgttggtCACctctctttttctattatcAACACAATGTGGATTGAATTCTacatttcttttaaaatgattattataaagcaaaaactataataataatactactactactaataataacatATATTAAACTATAACAAACAGTAATATACTAGAACAAAGATTGTATTCGaatatctttttttgctaaaaaatattattcttCAGTTAGTAATAATCTTCTTAGAATTAAAATCCacgaagaaaaaaaaagaaaaagaactCTCACACAACCAAATCATTGAtactttttgatttattcaaaaacttTTACACACAACCTCCTAATTATCATCATATTCAACAACCCCAATTCTGTTTTCCCTACTCATCACTACATGTTgactcactcactcaccCTTTTGTTTACACCCCAATAAATTCTCATATACAAAGCTGATCTTATTAcatgcaaaaaaaaaaaaatggcgTATAAAATGTGATGAATGATGATAAGTGTAAAATCCAACTTGTTATAATTGTGAGATATGAGTaaagtttttttgtttttctttgtttctttctttgtttctttctctctttctttctttcattgATGTATCCAATTTATGAGGTATTTATAGTCCAATAAATAACTAAATGAAACAATATGGTTAGAcataaaaagaaactttGTATCTTCCTTAAACTTgcccttttttttgagtCTTGAAatgtttgttttgttggGTAATTCaaggtaaaaaaaaaaaaaaaggtttatatgtatgtatgtgaATGCCCTTGAAGtaaatattaattaatcaaaaGCAAGCTATATAACATACACGCCAATAATATTCTTACATATGCAGATattctttcaattggttggaatttgaaagaaaattcCCAAACGAGgcgttgttgttgatgatgatgagttAATAATTATCCCGGAACAGGAATAAAGtagtaagtaagtaagtagATTGTAGATTgtaaattgaatcaaaattcTAGCGTTCGGTTGTCTTATTAGTCAATAATTGTACAAACGAAAAACCAACAAgccaacaacaaaaccaacaaaatcTACTTGTAAAGAATAGTATATACAGACTGATGATACATCCACTACCACTAATGCTGCAAGGATTGcctgtttttttttttttggttttgtttatattaccatatcaatcaattaatgaattaaagGGATTCCAAGAattcaccaccacctcgagttttatcaagaaaatattattaaaggGCAAGTTCATTTTCTTGATATCAAAATGAGAGAAAaggaatgaaaaaaaaaaataagaaattaCAAGTCCAggagaaagaagaagaggaggCAACATATTGCATTTACGGAATAAAAATGAGTAACAAGGTTCCCATTGGATAGGATAAGAGAGTTTAGATGATGGGTGGGTGGAGGAGGGGGAGGGGAGGGGATGTCCAACTATCCATCTATCCCTTTTTGGTAAGGTGatccaaaataaaataaaccaccaccaccccGTTTTGCTTGTCCTTCAAAGGgatgaaaacaaaaaaccTTCCTTATATAGAATGGGATGGCTTTATGGCGGGKGAGGGGGGGGATGGGTGCTAAATGCACAGTTTTGCCCATTTCTCAAaaattcaagttttttactttctttctttaatttttcattgatttatagtagtagtaataataatggaaaGAAAGATATTTGTACATAAAATGATATGATTAAgatgatggtggtggcgACACCACGTTCAAAAAAAGTTGTCGTaacatacatacatacatacatacatacatgAATTGATTCTATGGAACAAGATAAAAGGCCCTAGAAATCCCAccatttgatgaaaaaattttgacaAGTATTGATTGGAATTAACAAAAGGTTTGGGTTATGCGATTAGTAATTTTATGTTCataaaaacttttttttgaatagtGGTGGTGACCCCATTTGCTAGGATTGAGGAGATAATTTGCCGTTTTCCAAGATATTTGAATGGTCGGATTTGAATTATGTATAacttgattatttattattatcccTTTATTACTACTAACTAACTATAACTTACATTATAGCATTTAAACTATACCACTATTATAGATTGGTAtagtttttgatttatattatattatattacaTTATAGATTAGATTAGATTAGATTAATAGaatgtttttattttattgttttttatataaatttttttgactATTGTAGAAGTTAATCCAGAATACAATCTATTAGTATTTGTTAAGTTAATTAGATAAGACTAAGTGTGTggttgctgctgctgctgctgctgctgctttCTCCCTCCAAACGTTAAGAAAATTCCAGCTTGAAAAAATACAGAAAACAAAGATTGTAGTACAGTTGTTTAATTAGTTGGTGGCTGTTACTATACAGAAGAAAACCAATTCAATCCTATACTAAGCTCATTTGAAGAGAGGAATAATAAACTGTTTGGACTGAACTAATTATATAATAGTTGCAAATACcagcaacaaaaaaaaaaaataacgGACATTCAATTGGTAGCAGAGcgagaagaagaagaaaaagttacatgcaccaccaccactaccgTCACTATTGCAGTTATTGTCGTTTTGAGTATCacattcaacaattttattatcaattccAAGAGCTTCCCTAAAGGGGCTTGTTATACATGAGTGAATACTATAATAGtaaaagaaatatattgCAAGTAATACACACAAAAAAGTATTTTTGTTTCGGGGGACGGAGGAGGGTGGACGAGGGTGAGCAAAgttggaattggaaaaacataacaaaacaaattaaatacTTAAAAAGACCAGACCCCCCTCCCCCCCCTTTGGAAGTATTATTTACTTAAAGGGTAAACTTGCTAATATAATCTCAAACTTCTAGTTAttacttgttgttgttttgcaTGGAGATTGCCTCAGTATATAAACTCACTGTTGAATTCTGAGTGAAAGACGACGTATGGCAATTAATTACATACAGGAACGAGCACTACAAGAAAGACTACACTACACATAACACATACACTAccaaaataatcaaataatcaaaaatacaatataatataatatgaTATctaaaagaaataaaagtacattaaaaataaaaaattaaaacaattctatacattattagtagtagcagtaaaaataaaaagacctttttttttaaaaaactCAATCAATGAGAAGGTGAAAATGCAGATGGTGAAAATGAAGCAGCTTGAGCAGCAttaaattttcttctaattggtaaaaattctatatcatcttcaaatgaTTTAGAAACATAATATCTCATtctaatattattgatactattgatattgtcattaaaattgaaaaacataTTAGGGAAATTACTATTGTCATTAAGGTTGAGGTTGATAATGTCTGGACTTGGTGTAGATGTAGATGTAGATGTAGATGTAGATGTAGGTAAACTGTTACCTCCGTATTGAATATTTGGGTCCATTATTTTAAGAAACTAATAGTTACAAGTGTATATGTGGTCTATGTGGGAGGGAGTTGagtatgtatgtatatatGGATTTCTAATGTGGTATAATTATTCTagttaaattgatttaagttgttgttggatgTTGGGTGTTGTAAGAAGTTAATATTTGGATATTATTgtgataaacaaaaacagtaaaaatagtaaaaataaaaaataaaaaatatggAGGCGAGGCGATCTAATGAAGATTATATTGGATGATGGTTGAGTTGgttgaaaagaagaagaagaagaagttttTGTGTgtgatgttgttgaaagaagaagaatgaGCAATAAAGAAGCAAATTGAATGACGTACACTCCCActcccaaaaaaaagaatttctttttttttttttcttccttccttccttccttccttccCTTCTATAGTGAAAGTGAGAGAGAGAATGTGTGTAAGAGGGGGCGTGTACAATACTCAAAAAAATAGGGgcaaatttcaaatttcacatttctttttttttcttctttctcttaGTCTCATTCTATTTTTGATCATTTTCCCACTACCCCGCCCCGCCCTCTATTCTTTAGTCACTCAGTTCCCGCCTTAAAGTGTAGTTAGTGTCCAAACCAAAtactcttttttctttttcttcttatcAGTTAACTACTACTTACTAacttacttacttacttactaACAAACCACAAACCTTAATTTTTGTGTATTGGTTGTTATCTCTTAGTTCTAATTGTAATCTCTTCCCCCCCCCCAATAAATAGATTTGCTAATCTAAtctatcaacaacaaacactCTAGATctgaaaaaacaaattgatcattAAAAGGGGGATAGTGCGGAGGGCACTCTTGTGCTGATAAGATCTACcatttttaattcatttgCTGTATATTACAATTTCTACAAAGAAATCTTACACAATggcatcatcatcatcaccagtTGTTTCGAATCTGCGGAGGCGGTGacagtggtggtggtgattcGTCGGTCGGTCTGTCGGATGGGCGGGAAATGATTCATTTTATCCGGTGCGACaatttagtttttgtttttttggctGTAAGATTATTGCGCACGGGGCGCAATTCCTTCCCCCACCCCCACTCCTACTTTCAACAACACCCAAATCTAACACCTAGATCATAATCTTTACATTTCTCAAGTTCACCACCATCACTTGAAAACCATCGATTAGTTCTGGATTTGATATAATTGGGGGGGAGCGTGGGGGGGGGGGAATTCCAGTATACATCTGTGTGctaattgttgattatcattattaaccaagactttatttattttgcTCATTTAAAGCTGTATCATATAATTAGGATAATCCCCACTTATCTGAATCTTTGACTTGGGGTAGAAATACTTCGCTTATGAAACATTATTCCTAGTGAACATAACAATTAGTCTATATACCGAAAACCAGCTTACATTACAGTTTAACTAATGTTGATAATTGACTGATTCTGTTACACCACGCTACCATAtgcatctttttttttttttttttttttttgcattcaagtatttgttgttcttcATTGTTGATTCCAAATTTGGCAATTATTATTCTGTAGTGATGCTTACAACAAAACCTCCCCAAAAACTATAATCcattaatatatatatatatatatagacATGTTAAAGACTATGTTTTGTTAGAGGTTTGTACTACACCACTACAACCAACCATgaattgtttcttttctgcAACAACTTTACAAACTAATTTCAAGAAACCATTAATTGAACAacacaataataaatgttataaatatattaaattaaataataatggactaaaagttttattaatatcTGATTGTCATCATCACGGtggtttgaaaaatcattttACATGTTCAATgacaattaaaaattttggtaGTTTTAATGATCCAATGAATTATTTAGGATTAACTCATTTATTAGaacatttaataatttttaatcattatcaatttattaatcaattgaaaaaaatgggTGGTGATATAAATGGATATACTTTGGGTGATTTtatgaatatttattttgatgtattgataaatgaacaagaaggagaggaggaggaagaagaagaagaagaagaagaagattattattatcatcaattgaattcaatattaatgaaatttagTCAATTATTTAATCCGGCGATGGGTAAAAatggtagtggtagtggtagcGGTAGTGATGGTAGGATGGTcaatgataaaaatttaatcatGGGTGagattaattcaattaatgaagaacatcaattaaacataactgatgatgataaaatattatatCATGGATTAAGATTATTGAGTAATATTAATCATccattcaacaaatttgcCACAGGTAATAAATCAACCTTATCACCagaaatcaacaacaacagtacAACTAATAAACCgaaattgttattgaataattttatcaataaattgaaattgaaatatttattaaataatcatttacaatattttttaCAACCTTCAAATATGATATTAATTGTTAAAAgtaaattatcattaataaatttacaaaatttaGTGATTAAAAGTTTTCTGCAACTTGAAAATAATCACAAACTAataacaccaccaccaccaggTATTCAACCTTTCATTGATTCATCGCCACCACTTTTTGTTAAGtataatcaaatattacATATATATCGAAATGgttcaaattcaacaaacttgtcatcatcatcatcatcattactattaacaaatcatcaacaaagaTTAAAACCCATTAAAATTCGATTAATTCTCCCATTACCtaacaaaactaaaacccaatcaaattcaaattctttattatATGAGAATATTTGGTGTAATTTAATTGGTgatgaatcaattaattcccttagtttttttcttaagCAACAACAAGGGCAAGAGTATGGAGtcaatttaatcaattcaatatttgtaTTTAGTCAATATATTTctaaaattgataaattattattaattgatataaCTACGACCAATAATCAATgtcaaaaatttataaaatcttacaacaaaagaaacaacaCAGCTGGTACTTATAACAATTCTGGTTCTGATTTTGGTTCTGGTTTGAATATTGTGATAAATTAtcttattaataatatttggaaatttattaatcaattaataataaatgaaaaaaaaaatcgatcaattttaatcaattgtttaaatgaatattataaaatttttaaattcaatctaatttttcaacaacaacaacaagaaaggGAAGAATCCCtgtcaattaataatagagatcaatcaattgatgaaatattaaatttatcagaattgttgatttatgAAGATGTTCCAATTGAAGATTTACCATTAGGTAATAAATATCCACAAAAAGATAGTATtaatgttgatgaatttatttatcaaaCTGAAAAAGTATTCGATATTAGTAAATTAAATGTTATAATTATGACATTTGATTCCAATAACAAGAAgattaataacaatatcaaGAAAAGTACCTTtatatcttcttcaacaattatGACTGATCCAtattattcatttgattataaattagAGGAACTTGATATTGGTAAAGGGTTTTACAATTCAATGAatatgatgaagatgataacGTCTGAATTcccaaattttgaaatgctccaatcaaacaacaacaaaaacaaaaacaaMAACAAAAACAAMaacaaaaacaaaaacaaaaacaaMaacaaaaacaaaaacaaaaacaaaaacaaaaacaaaaacaaaaacaaaaacaaaaacaacgatgatgattatgattatgattatgCTGATCTATTTATTCCATTTAGTAATTCACAATTAGATGATATTGTTAATATATCAAagtataataaattgacGTTATCGTTATCGCTACCAACTATACTAGAACCAACATCATCATTGCCAAATAAATCACCCCGATTAATTTCTAgtaattctaataataaattatggCATATTAGCCAAcccaaaattgattatattaatattgGATCAACTCTGGAAATCCTTCTCCTTgccaaatcaaataaaattttagatacaacaacaatatcattTCAAATTGTCATCAACAAgtacatcaacaacaatgacaAGGTTAaaacatttattattattgaattgatagGAGAATATTTAGgtaaatttttatatta from Candida albicans SC5314 chromosome R, complete sequence encodes:
- a CDS encoding uncharacterized protein (Protein of unknown function; Spider biofilm induced) produces the protein MDPNIQYGGNSLPTSTSTSTSTSTPSPDIINLNLNDNSNFPNMFFNFNDNINSINNIRMRYYVSKSFEDDIEFLPIRRKFNAAQAASFSPSAFSPSH
- the AXL1 gene encoding Axl1p (Putative endoprotease; induced by alpha factor; transcript is upregulated in an RHE model of oral candidiasis and in clinical isolates from HIV+ patients with oral candidiasis): MNCFFSATTLQTNFKKPLIEQHNNKCYKYIKLNNNGLKVLLISDCHHHGGLKNHFTCSMTIKNFGSFNDPMNYLGLTHLLEHLIIFNHYQFINQLKKMGGDINGYTLGDFMNIYFDVLINEQEGEEEEEEEEEEEDYYYHQLNSILMKFSQLFNPAMGKNGSGSGSGSDGRMVNDKNLIMGEINSINEEHQLNITDDDKILYHGLRLLSNINHPFNKFATGNKSTLSPEINNNSTTNKPKLLLNNFINKLKLKYLLNNHLQYFLQPSNMILIVKSKLSLINLQNLVIKSFSQLENNHKLITPPPPGIQPFIDSSPPLFVKYNQILHIYRNGSNSTNLSSSSSSLLLTNHQQRLKPIKIRLILPLPNKTKTQSNSNSLLYENIWCNLIGDESINSLSFFLKQQQGQEYGVNLINSIFVFSQYISKIDKLLLIDITTTNNQCQKFIKSYNKRNNTAGTYNNSGSDFGSGLNIVINYLINNIWKFINQLIINEKKNRSILINCLNEYYKIFKFNLIFQQQQQEREESSSINNRDQSIDEILNLSELLIYEDVPIEDLPLGNKYPQKDSINVDEFIYQTEKVFDISKLNVIIMTFDSNNKKINNNIKKSTFISSSTIMTDPYYSFDYKLEELDIGKGFYNSMNMMKMITSEFPNFEMLQSNNNKNKNXNKNXNKNKNKNXNKNKNKNKNKNKNKNKNKNNDDDYDYDYADLFIPFSNSQLDDIVNISKYNKLTLSLSLPTILEPTSSLPNKSPRLISSNSNNKLWHISQPKIDYINIGSTSEILLLAKSNKILDTTTISFQIVINKYINNNDKVKTFIIIELIGEYLGKFLYYKFYKICQLYLYSWSIQCNHLINSSITFIISGPNLNIEKVLLKFIYYINQLLLNATTATNSSSGGSGCSGCYCGGKIDYKLMVELKNKIRFKYKNYSNNEDESSDVIGDDDCLRKIIDSSIMLLENDIWTIEQRIDALNLIEIDDLLSLMKVLIVGGGGGGDDDDDQRFINVLISTSMDEFNVINLNQIIMNQWEIPIIKTSSISNPQLNKSLSRILLPGQNELFKYKLTNTTTTTTTTTTTTTTTTTTTTTTTNNNNNNVVIYNYIQIFHQRKPPPPSPSTKNKLNYYYYYKMILFKFINYFIQQKFNYQFRIINQIGYMIYSGIRINKQTMGLYFYISSSSGSSDINTYQEILDELNRFLYQLELELELELTSNKSQSRSRSRSRSMKLLEYVESFIKLTNKQNRDNIPYNGEDISTNMFDFDNDNIHAGGGGGGGGLPTNLLIESSTNHKSDNFNISSNCSNHQIYWESIITGNYEPKPKPKPKPKPEPNFQHQKDYNNSPPNFIDLYEILTPENILTFYKSKISINSSSKSSISIILY